The genomic stretch GCCTCATCTCACAGCTCTCGGCTCCCAGAAACTTcacaaaggtttggagaacaGACCCACATTTCCCACCGACCCTGAGGTGACCCCCTCAACAGCACAGGATCAGCCCTGGGCAAACCTGAGGGGAAAGGCTGAGCCACAGAGCTCACGAGTGACCACTGACTGTGTCTGGGGATTGAGCACAGCCCCCAAACAGCCCCATGCCCTTCACACGATGAGCATCCCTGCCAGGGTGAAACAGGGTGGGCAGGCAGAGCGTCCCCCACCCACACAGCCCAGAAGCCATCACCCAGCTACAGCTACAGGGGGGTGCAGGTGATTCAGTTCCTCACTGAATCACTCAAGACAAGCCAGTTGGGTCAGGCCAGGGACTGCCAAGAGCCAGGAGACCCATCCATGCCCATCTGACAGGAGGGCCTTTCCCTCCAGAAAGCCCCAGGACATGGGCCaggaagctgctctttgctGGGACTTCGGTTTCTCTTCCTCATTCATCATTTCCTCTTTGGGGTTATTCATCAACACAGGAAGCTGCTTCAAAGATATCAGGTCGGCTGAGAAATCAAAGCTACTTTTACCCTTAATTGTGCAGTGAGCCCAGGCACCAGCTTGCCcatggcacagcactgcccGGGCAGCACGTGGCACAGGCTGGGTGTACAGTGACTCAGCTCAGCCAGTCCTGTGTGCACCTGCACGGCTCCAGCTTCCAAGGATTAAGGGTTAATAGAGTAACTCCACCTTCCCATGGAGCCTGACACCTTCCCCTTTCTACATCTGGTGTACAAACCAGCAAGGCTGAACCGGCCTGGACCAGGGTGGGCAGCAGAGGGAGTAAGTGGAAACATCTCCCCCTGCACCGAGAGATGAGCAGAGTCTGCTGAGTTTTTGCCACAGCAAAGGTCCTGTGCTGGATTTTTGCTGTAGTGCACTCCCCACCTGTGCCCCATGAAGCAGCCATGCTGATGTCCCCTGGGACAGAGTAACTCACATGTAACACACAGAAGCactgggctggaagagacctttaagatcattgagtccaacccatgccttaacacctcaactaaaccatggcacccaagtgccacatccaatcttGTACTAACTGTGGCTTTTAATCATGCAAAAACCATTACTAacataaaaatcccaaaaccaacCAATCAACAGAATTGcaacaaacaacaaaccaaaaagccCACTAGCAGGAGGAAACTGCAACCCTGCCTGCTTGCCCTGCCTGTGTGAACTGACGTGCCATGCCCTCAGACATGGCAGGCTCCTGTTTGCTGCAGTCTCCAGAGCCCTTTTAATTACCGCCACTCCTTGGAGGAAAACCCCGCCCTGCGCGGCTAAGACAACAGCGAGAACAGCAAGAGCTTTCACTGTATCCAAAGCATATCAATAACCAGAGGGGAGCTGTTGGTAACAGTATCCCATGCCCTGCTCTCTCCTCTGTCCTGCCCCCTCCTCCTTCAGCTCCATGTTGGCTGAACTGCTTCTGGTTTCATGCTTTTGACACCTTCTCCACAAGGAGTTCAACTACCACTTTTAGTACAGGAAAAGAGTGATCTGAACAGCAAATGGTGCACGTTTAAGACAGTAAGGGAAGTTTATTCTAACATTTTCCATGGCCACatataaaataacaaataaaacactatggctgtgccaagggaaatgcTGGCTTAGGAACAGATGTCCAGGCAGAGAGgattttttccacagaaagggGAAGTGATGCATTAAGCAACATTCTGCAGAAAGCCCAGCAGCAGTTGcttgctcccagcccagctttcTTTTCCAGGAGATGCAAAAGGTCATTACTCATTTTAAAAGTAGCTTTTACTATATGAAGCCCAAGACCACTGAGGCTTTGGATTAGCCAGCCTGGTTCCCCCCCAAGCAAGAGGCCCTGCTCCAGAATACAAGCCATCTGTGGACGGAATTAACTGAAGCCCTTTGGCTTCTGAGCACACCCCAGTAAGAAAACAGAGTTGAACAGAGGTTTAAGAGAGCTTTAATAACAGAAGGTGCTGCGCTGGTTACAGACGACGTCCACGGCGACCACCCTTCCTGCGAGTGCTGTCGGAGGGGATGGGGGTGACAtcctctgcagggaaaaaatccaGAACTGTTACCCCCCCAGAAATACCCCCAGAAatcacctgggcacagccatCAGCCAACACTTCACCACCTGGACACCACAGGAGCTGCACATGTGCAGAAGGAACTCTCTGTGAAGGTATTTGGGAACTTGTCACAGGCTGGGTACCCAGGGCGTTAATGCTTTGCAAGCAGAAATTCCCATCTACCATCCCACTTAAATCAAGCAGCCAAAGCACTTCACAAGAAACACGGAATGCTTGGAGAATTTTCAGCACAACCGCCACCACTGCATCTTGTGACTTCCCCAAAAGTTCAGGACTCTCCCTACAACAGCTAGAGAACTCCATTATTACTGAATCACAGAGACCAACAAGGTATTTTTAGGTGACAgaacagctgtgtgacatcagaggagcagcagcatcctgctCCAAGCTGGGGTTTGCCCTGCACACAGAAACCTGGGTTCTGAGTACTGCTCTCACCACATAATGGTCAATTTTGGCAATTTAAGGATCTGTTTACATAAAATCCTTTCATTGGTGCCATCTAAGCAGCCATGAAGAAAGTCCCGAAGTTAAGATCAAGCAGCACTGATGCCTGCAAAGCTCATTTCACGACATAATCTTTTTTCCTCACTCACCAATGCGGCCGATCTTCATTCCAGAGCGGGCCAGAGCTCTCAGGGCTGACTGGGCACCAGGTCCAGGAGTCTTGGTCCTGGAGGAGAGTCAGAACCAACAACTCCTTTAATGACCCAGAAGCTGAACACAGTTTACAGCCAGCAATATGAAAGCCACTTTCCCCACGCCAAACCACTCTCCCTGTGTTCCACACCCATCCACCGCCAGCCCCCACAGCCATGTCCCCATCAGTTCCCAACCCTCCCTGCTGTACCTGTTGCCCCCAGTTGCACGCAGCTTGATGTGCAGGGCAGTGATGCCCAGCTCCTTGCACCTCTGGGCAACATCCTGGGCTGCCAGCATGGCTGCGTAGGGAGAGGACTCGTCTCTGTCTGCCTTCACCTTCATCCCACCAGTCACACGGCAGATGGTTTCCCTACAGAAGGAAAAGGTGATGTTCAAAAGAAAGCCATTCCTTGTTCTTCCCCCAGACCAGAATATGGGCACAGTCAGAACCTATTATTTCCAGTGTTACCAGATCAATAAGCCACACAGTACCCTGACCACCATCTTGATCAGAAGAGCTCACCAAGCCACCCAGTTCATGTATATGCATCATGCATGAAGCTCAGCAGAAACTCAGGGATTTTGGTGGAACCTCTTGCCAAACCCACTTTCACACCCGAAGGAGGCTGGCTACTGCAGTGAGGTGAAGCATGTCCCATACTTACTTGCCAGAGAGATCAGTCACATGGACAAAAGTGTCATTGAAGGAGGCAAAGATGTGGCAGACGCCAAACACATTCTCTCCTTCAGCAACCTGGGGTCCCAAGCTGATGACctgctcttccttcttctccttgcCCTTACGAGGTGCCATTTCTGAACAACAAAAGAAATGTGTGAGCATTGGTAGTTTCTCAGCATTTGTAAAGGATTTTATTAAATTCCTGCTATTTCAACCTTTTACCAAGCAAGAAAAAATGAGTTACCACTGGCAAAACACAGGTACATTTCTTAAAAACCCCATGATTCCCAGTTATGCTGTATCCCAGCACACAGGGCATGATCTACAGCTGTTTAGTGGAGTCTGTCCTGCTGCACTTCATGGTAGCTCACATCCCCAAGTCTCACCATAGCAGTGTACAAGGGAGCGCATTTCCTCCATAACCAGCAATGCTAAGCATTTCCCCTTGTTTATGTGAGTTTATGGAgacaaaacaccaaaccaaacaattacACGGACCCAGTATAGTCAGTTTAGCCGCGAATCTGCAGACCTTTTAAGTACCAGGTTGGGTTCTTCCATATTACTGACCTCCCAACCACATCCTTGGGACCAGCCCAGCTAAGTCTCCTGCCCCTGAAACCCACACCCAGTGATGGGAGACAGCAGGGGCAGCACTCGGCTGTGCTCGGTTTCATGCCCGGGGATCCTGTGCATCCGCTCCCAAGCACAGAAGAACGGTTCCCTattgccctctcctgccaaacTCCTGCTACAGCCGGTGCCCTGCACACGGGAGATGTCCGGCCACTGCACCGAGGTACCCAACCCCAACACAACCCACCATCACCCTCGGTCGTGCCCTCTCCACCAACTGCCCTGAGCACTATAACAGCAATTTACATCAGTGTCTGCGCGGCCACTTCGATAGCACCACATCCCCTTCTCGACACATCCATGGCGCACGGCCTACACGGACAGTGCTCTCTCCAGCCCAGCGAGGCCGACACGGAGCACGCAGCACACGCTGTACCGCCGGCATCGAGCTCCGAGCGACGAACGCGCCGCGTTTCACCGCGGCCCCGACCGCTCAGTGTCCGagggagggccggcccggggcccagcagccccagccggGCGCTGCGCTACTCCAGCCCGCGGCTCTCCCGCGGCCCGTGGCCCCGCTCCGCCGAGCGCGCCTCCCCCGCGCCGAGCGCgctgccccgcgcagccccggtCCCGCgagggcgggcggcgggcgcggaggCCGCGGCGAGGCGCGGGCGGGCGGATGGCGGCGGATGCGGCGCGGCCCGGACTCACCTGCGCTTCTGCTCCGGCGGCTGCCGCGGAAAGGAAGCGCCGGGGTCAGGGGGCGTGGGTCACCGCCTCACCCGGAAGGAATGGCGGGAGGCGGCGTGTCCGCTGCCGCAGGCGCAGGGCTGTGTCCCGATCCCAGTCCCGATCCTTCCGGGCCGGGCCAAACCGTGACCGTCTCTCCCGAGGCCGAGCCGATCTCTCCAGGATGGCGCGGCCGCCTCTCCCCTCGCACAATTCTCCCGCCGGCCCGACCtccccaagatggcggcggcctGCCCCCGGGCCCCtccccaagatggcggcggcctGGCCCCGGGCCCCtccccaagatggcggcgggcCGGGGGTGTTTGCGCTCCAGACGGAGGCGGCCCGAGAGAGCTTTGGGAACGAACCGGTTTAAAAAAACAGCTGGAGGGAGATGGGTGTGATTCCAGAAGCATCCTGCTTCCCCCCGGCTACGCCGCTGCAGCCGGCTCTGCCCCGGCTCGACTAGAGCCAGGTTGGGGCGCAGGCCTTTCCCTCTCGCCCTGCTGTCAGGGctgagcatggtgaagggtcCTGGGGGTCTCCAGGCAGCTGCTTGTCCCTGCTCCGAGCTCAGGCCGGAGCCCTGACTGCGACGAGGTGTTTGGGAATTCACCCACAAGAGAAAGCACGTGGTGGTTTAATATGTGTGAGTGGCGCGTTTTCGTCAAGGAGCTGATGGCAGAGGTTTCAGTCGCGGTGATTCTctcaggagctgtggctgctgatgggagaagcagagaCTGCAGCAGTGAACCGTGAGCGATGGCGCAGGAACACCTCCCTGAGCTCTGGTGGGGGAGGTTTGTTCTACCTCAACAAAGAGAATGCAAATTTGTAAATTTTTACATAAAGGTGGTCCAACAAGGCagtattttctgtttccaaGTGATTTAAAAAGTGCTCAGGAGAGTAAGGACGGGGAACACCAAAAACCTTCGGAACAGAGGCACAATGAAATTGAGTTTATAGTGCTGATGAGATGCTTCCTGGGCATGATCCTACCCTGCTTCCAGCTGCTTCACCTGGTGCTGAGCTGCCTCTGGGAAACAGCTCTGAGCCACATGGGCTGGGGCATGAGTGACAGAGCAGGAACACCTGTGGGTCCCTACATGGGAACGCCTGACAGACCTTCAGAACTGCGCTCAGAGCCGGGCTGATGGAGaagaagcagctggaaaagggaggCTCCTTATAACAGCACTGCTAGTGAGGCTGTGCAGTCCAAAGGCCTGGAAACATCTGCAGGGAGGGTCCAGCACCTCTGCGTGACTGAGGGTATTTGGTGCTGGCCTGTCAGAAACTTCTGCTTCCCTTCTCATGTCCATCTCCTCTGCAGCTGTGGGGTGATAGGTTTTTTAGGGTAGCATCCACTTGCCCATATTGCCCATCCAGAATTCCTatacctttttctttctctgtccaAACATTCCAGGATGCAAACCTCTGTGCTGCCCCCAGGGAAAAGAGGTTTGGTCCTTCAGGCTCCTTGTCCCCCTGCACCTCTCCCACCCGtgctgggatttttccctgggaaagtgCTCTGTGCTCAGGGATGCCACTGTAACCCCCATCCTGGCCCCGTGGAACACCTTCACTTGCTCCTGTGTTCGATTTGCCACTGCATCAGGGATCTTCCTGTTTGAATATTGAAGGAGAGgcttttaaaatacacattggcagagctgctgtaaTTCCAGCCGGGAGCTCCAGTGACAGCGGCTGTGACCTGatttggaggaaaggggaaggaaagagtCAGCAGCAGGGAGTGCTGCAGAGGTCAGCCTGTGTCAGGGCGTGTGTGCTATGGGTCCCCTGTCTGAGGAGGAGCCTGGGGATGGTGAGGGGTGCACAGGCAGCCAGGCAGGGTGGGTTTGTCCCCATGGAGCCACgtgtgctgctctgcctgtgacAATCCTCCAAGAGGATTGTACGAGCCTGTGGATATTCCCCTGGAATAGAAGCAAGCCAGAGGCAAGGAAATGGACAGGCCTCCACGTATGGGCAACAGGCTGAAATAACCATATGAGCTGCTAAAAGAATTTAGCCACTGCTTCAAAATCCTGTGCTGCCCTAAGCCCCAAAGTTGCTGGGAGACAGACTGCTCCTGGTTCCTCCAGCCTCTGAGCAGAATGGAATTTTCTCCACTCCCTGGGACACATTCTTCCCTTTCACATTGCCTTGCACTAGTTCTGGTGTGTCTGCAAGggagctgcctgccctgcaAAATGTTCCTGTGGCTCAAATGCCAGCTCCAGCCAGGCTGTCCTACTGCTGAGGACAGCACTGAGAGCATTCCCTGGCTGGGATGAGAAGGGAGGGGCTTCCAGCAGGGGCTGCAAGGATTGCATCCTCCAGCCTAGCTGGGAAGGATGCTCAGGCCACTGTGGGGTTAGTGCCAGAAATGATGTGTATTTGCTTGGAGAAATCCCCCAGATTTAGTTCCTTAATGGGTAATTAACATTCCAGCTGCTCCTTGGTAATAGCCTCTCCAGCCCATGGGAAACTCACAGACACGGTGACGCTGCAGGCGGATTTCATAACTCAGCTGGTGACTAAACAAAAAGGGCAGGCAAATGGGAATGCTGCTCCTAACGTCTTCTCCTGCCGGGCTTTGGCCTTGGAGTAAACTGGTTCAGGCTGAGAGGGGTCAGTGGGAAGTGACTGGCCTGACCTGTGAAGGCCCCAGCTCCAGGCTTCCCACAAGAAGGAATTTTTGGTGCTCACATATCACTGTCTTCATGGCTGTGACTTGTTCCCACAAGCCATGGACCAGTGGCCTTACTGGTGGCCTTGAAACAGAGACTGGAACTGGAAGAGGCCAAAATTCCCCCTGTAGCAGGCTGAACCCCAGCTGCCTGATATGGAGCAGAGTCTGCAGCTGGGGCTCTCTAGCAGACCCCTCAAGATGGCATCTCTCCTCTAACAGCTATTCGAAGAGACTTTCAGGGTCCCAATTGCACCATtcacaggttaaaaaaaaaaaccaaaacaaaaccccaaccttttccatttgcttttaAGGCCATTTTTAGTTCCAAGAAGGGCAGTTGGTGCATGCTCACATGTGAAATGATGTGTCAGAAACAGGCGTAGGAAGATTAAAACAGAAATCTCCAATGCTGAAGTTAAAGCACTTAAGGAATTGGCAGAGACTTCAAGAGCGAGTTTCTGGTCCTAATGAAGTTGGTGGAAGTGCTGCCATGGACTTCAAGGGGACCATAATGTGGCTGTAACTCAGTAGGGAGCTGGAAGTGTTGATTAATAAATTGGAAACAATGCGGAGGAAAGCCGCTGAACTGCTTTCTGACAGATGTGCTGAAGAAGAGCCTGTAGCTTAAAGCACGCAGGAAAGGAATTAGTTTCCTTTGTGTTTGCAAACAGAAGACAGGCAAGAAAAAAAGCTACCTGATACTCATGTAAAATGGCAAAGCTGGTCTTAATAAATCCCAGTGCCTTCCTGAGCAGATTTCTGTTTCCAGTGagttgttttttcttaaaaaaaaaagtattcacAAATGCCAGACCAAGAATTCAACAAATTCCTTTTTCTCAGAAGAAATTATTCAGTGGAAAACTTTACCGCTTGAGATTGTGGATTCTGCAGATTGTTCTTACAGTTTGGTGCGTGCCTTTGATTACTCATTGCTGGCTTTTTGCTCAATGATTTGTGCATGAATCTCCTCTGGCGGAGGTTAGTATGGCCTCGGAATGCTGTTCCCAGGGGAGATACTGTTTTCAGGCTGAGTTTGCAAATCATTTaaggctgaaaaaaaataatccctttAATACCCTTTACAGCAGTTTGCAGTTGAAAAACTTGCTGTTTGtccctttttgttttctgagcTTTCAAGTAACTTTGGCATTTGCAAAATATTCAAGGATCTTCAGAGAAAATGCTTGTGAAGGAAGTGAAATGTTTAAGGATAAGAAGTCTTACTTCAATGAACACTTAGAAAATTTGCAGCCATAATACTCTGCCATTCTTTGTGTCTCTTTCCCTACAATTTCCTTTCATGTTTTCCCTTTGTTTGTTTATCTGCTTGCTCCATTTGATTGAAATTGCTTCCTCGGCTCTTGTTCCATCGGAAGCTCTCCCAGAGTGTGCTGCCTAAACCAAACCCAGCAGACCTTCTGCCACATCTCATCCCCACGGGCTGGACTTGAAACTTGTCCCCATGGGCTGGACACGAAACCTGACAGGGCTGTCTTAATGTACCACATAGCTTCTAACGTGGGCAGTGAGACAGACCTGGGCTGCTTGTGTGAGGGATTAACTCTGGACCGGAGCATGTCTCCACATGCCGGCGCAGTCCCCAGCAgcctcccagggcagggcaggagcagagcagctcctttccccccctctgAGGAATGAAGggaattttgtgtgtgtgcatgcaggTTGGGGGGCAGCCAGCCAGTGACTTGGATGTGGCCCTTGAGCTTATCTTGAAGTCGGGGAGGAAAAGCTGAAACGATGTGATACCAGCATCCTAAAATGACACCTGGGTTCTGCAgatgggcaggaggctggggacGACCTCAGCCTTGACCAGCTTTAGCAATCTGACACAAACGGTGTGTGCACACTGGGGGAAGGATGAAAAGGCCCTGTGTAGGAACCTGACTCCCCAGTTATACCAAACACACAGCCATACCTTTTGGACACCCCATCGTGCTCATCCCGGGAAACAGTGGGAATGTGGGGGCCTGGTGAGAGCATCGCCGAGCACGGGGATCATCACAGGCACCCCGGGCGCGGGGATCTGAGCCCTCCCGCCGGGGGATTACCGCCCGGCTCACGGTCACGCCGGGGGCCGGAGGGGGCGAGGAGCGGGGGCTGCGCTGGGAGGGCACGAGGAGCGGGGGcagccccgagccccgcgctgtccccggcGCTGCGGTCAGCGCCGtcccggcccagccccggctcCGGCCGAGCCGCGGAGCCCCGCGCGGCCCCCGGGGCGGTGctggcggggggcggcgggggcggtgcctgcccgggcggcgggcgggacgcgccgagcggggccgggccggcggagcgggcggcggcggcggcggcctggcggagcggagcggagaAGAGCGGAGCGGGCCCGGCGGCGGCAGGTACGGCCcgagcggggcggcggcgcAGACAAAGGGCGggcgggggagcgggcgggcggcagcgcgggccggggccgccgggcctCGCACCGCCCCGGCCGGGCTGCGCCGGGGACCGGGCCCGGCGGGTCCTCCCGTCCCCCGCGAacggcggcgccccccgcccgtCCCCGCGGCGGAACGGCCCGGTGCCCTCGCGAGGAGCCGGCCCGGGTGGAGCGGAGGGGTCCGGCGGGGAGCCTCCCTCCCCGagccgccccgcggccccgccagGCCGAGGGGGTCTCGCCGCAcggggctcggaggaggcggcGAGGCCGCGCGGTGCCCGCGGGTGCCCTGGCTCCGCCGCTCCCGGGCACCGCCGAGGAGCAGTCGAGGCCAAGCTGCAGCACGGTGCCAGGCGCGGGGTGCTTGGCCTGGGGCGTCCCCGCTCCCGAGGAGTGCGAGTGGTGGTATCTGAAATCGTGCAGGACCAGAGAGCCGTGGCAGCGCGGCCAGGACACCTGGAGGTGCACACCTTGCGCATGGCACGGcttgcccagcctggctggcgTTCCTGTGGAGCACCTCACCACCCCCTCTTGAAGAGGTCCTGGCATTTTCTCCCCCGCTGGTGAGCTCCTGGGCTTCTCGTGCATAACTGCGTGTATTATCTCCCCAAGTCTTTTGGGTTTACCTCGACCACTGCACAGGCAGGCTGTCCCCTGCAGATGGGGGCACCCCTGATGCCCAGCGGCACAGAAGCCACACCAGCTTGGGCGACCTTTGGCATCACCTGGAAGACTTTGCTTCCCATCGAGGCTGGTGCTccctcccagcactgcagtCATATCCCAGCACCGGGTCTCTTGCATCTCGTGATCCCagccagctgctgccacagcacacCATAGGGATGGTTGTCTTCCCACTAACGGTGCTTGCAGGGTTGGGAAACCGGTGCCTTGCAGTGCCCCTTTGTCACCGGCAGCCTTGGAacagcagctcttcctgcagcaaagcagcacCTTTGTTACTCACATCTCCACGGTGGTTTTtactgggctgggctggtgaaGATGGGGAGGTGAGCAGCCCTGTGCCTGCTCCCCTCAGCTGCACATGGGGATCACAGCTGAGGAAGCTGTCcttttccaaataaaacaaGCAGGACAAATTCAATAGGAAATAAGTTCCTCTCTTCTGAGTGAACTTGCCGTGGGTGGAGAAGAAGGAAATTAAACAATAGAAAAAACGTGCGGGGCTTGATATGGCAGGAAAATAAACCCCAGTGCTGGTGACCTCTGGCAAAATGGCCGAGCATCTTCCCTTCCCCCGTGTCAGTTTTCATTTAGGGCAAGGACAGTGAAGGCAAAGCTCATGTTTCCCAGTGCCCCTCCATGGCTGGGGCATCCATGTGTGGGTAAGGGGAAACCAGGACCTCCCCATGCTACCCATTACAGTCACCCATCCCCAGTACATGCCATGACACCCCATCAGCTGCCGCTCCCCACATTTGCCCCTTCcaacctggagctgctggcacgggacacagatgctgctgggagctcACACACGCAAAGCCCTTCCCGCTTCCTGTGCCTTTGGGAAGCTGGTGGGTCTGATACGATTTTGTTTGGATGGGTTTGGAAAATCCATGCCACCAACATACTGGCAAACAGACTTTTCCTGACaggttgttttgggttttttccccctttctgtgtttctctgtcAGTACTGTAGAACAGGTCATATTTAATACGCTGTTGGTGGTGATTTAAACTGAAGGAAGACGACACCTCATAAGTCAAAACCCTGGCTGGAATGAAGAGGGAatgattaatattttcttcagtagTGTGTCATGGTGAAGTATGGCACAGCCgagtgtgtccctgctgcagagTGTCACCATCAGCACCTGCTTTTATAAGCAGGTTTGATTTTGGGATATCTCTGGATGCTGGGCTGAGGATGGAGGGCTGTGGCCCCACCAAGTTTCCCATCTTGGCCAGCTTCTGACTGCATGCTGGAGATGGAGCTGCTCTCTTTGCTCTTTGGGGCAGAATTATGGAGGGTTTTgcttaaaagttttttttttttttgtgtgtgtgtgtgtgtaattcTGCCTTTTAGATGTACCTTAATGAgttgtgtttttatttctggCTGTTGAGGTAGAGCTTGCCAGAATAAGGTTAGGACTCCAGACAGGAAAAGCAAGATACTAAGTTTCTATGTCTTGTATTTGCTTCATGGCCTCAGAGGACAGGGGCTTCCAGTCTGACTCACTGATGTTTCCAACCCTTCCAACTTCAGGACCTCATGCCAGCCCTTGACTTCCCTGTGTGTTTTTGGCTGAGGTGGTGGCATTGCTTTGTGCCATTGTCACATGTATGCTGCTGGTATTGGAACTTGACACAGAGGCAGAGGAGGACCTGGGcagagggaaaatgggatgCTGCTTTGTTGGAGACCATCCTGCAAGCTTTGGGGGCTGTGCCCAATCTGCAGGTGGCAGTGGGAGATGGTGTTCCCTGTGCCCActctgtccccaggtgtggAGGAGCAGGACAGCCCTTGTGCCAGACCCCTGGAAGGGCTGGATGAGTCACACCCTGCGGACACAGAGAAATGGTGGCCTGTAGCTTATTATTCATGTTGTTTTCCTGCAAAAGCCACCGACTGTAAGGGCAGAGCTTGCAGAAGACTAATCAATATCGAGCTGTAAATCCCGTATGCGACCATGGCTAGCAGCAGGGGGCTGCACCTGGGAGCAACTTGGTTCCCATGTCCTCCCCAAAACCAGCAGGAGCTTGCTGCAGCCTTTTGCCCCTGAAATGGGACGGGATCCTTTGCACTAACTTCAGGTGGCACAAGCCTTCCTAAAGGGGTTTAGGAAGGTCAAGAGATCCCTAAATGGGAGGCATCCCAAGAGGAACTGCCCTGGTATTTATGGGTGGGCATGTCCTGAGTTCAGCCCTGCTATGGGTCTGGTCAAAGCTGTGGAATTGGAGATTGTCTTGGAGAGGTCAAGACTCTCTTCTAGGACCTCTGTCCTGTTGTCCTGCTTCTGCCAGGGAACACAAAATATCTGATGTAAAGCAGGGAAGAAGTGTCTCCTGTCTCTGAGCTTGGATGTACAGTGAGGATgtccagctcagctccctctGCCACACTGGGAGATGTGTGTCTCATCCCAAAGCTCTGGGCGTGCTTAGGAAGGATGGCAGTCCCTAGGATGTTGCTGCTCCTCGGGGTAGCCTGCTGCCCTCTTGGCTCTGCTTCCCATGTCTTGGCAAAACACAGATTCCTGGGTACGGGTATCCAGATACAAGGCTACGAGTAGTAGCCTTTTAGCTACTTGTCAGCACCCCACCAAGTATTCCCCTTCCTTCCCAACACTGTCTGCCTCTTCACAGCCTTgtacagccctgcagccccagggcttgGAGCTCTTAAAGAAAGGGGATGCATTAAAAAGTGTTAACCACGGTTCTGAAGTATGGCTGTGAGTGCTATCAGTGCCTGGACACGTGGCTCAGGCCATTTTCAGTCTCCTCCATCGGCCTTGATCCATCCCTTGCTGTGCTGGTGCACTGCTGGTCTCATGGATTTGCGTCAGAGAGTGGGATTGAGGCCAGGAGGGAAGGAGTTGGTGCAGGTGGGGCATGACAGGTTGATTCCTCAAGCATTTTCTTgccttggagcccctgcagaggagaaggaggggacagggctgatGCTAGAGcataaaccaaaccaaagcaacataCTTTCCCTGGACATGCCATTAGCTTCCTGCAGCTTCAGACCTGGATCTGGAAATAGGAGAGGC from Anomalospiza imberbis isolate Cuckoo-Finch-1a 21T00152 chromosome 15, ASM3175350v1, whole genome shotgun sequence encodes the following:
- the RPS14 gene encoding small ribosomal subunit protein uS11, with amino-acid sequence MAPRKGKEKKEEQVISLGPQVAEGENVFGVCHIFASFNDTFVHVTDLSGKETICRVTGGMKVKADRDESSPYAAMLAAQDVAQRCKELGITALHIKLRATGGNRTKTPGPGAQSALRALARSGMKIGRIEDVTPIPSDSTRRKGGRRGRRL